A single Numenius arquata chromosome 15, bNumArq3.hap1.1, whole genome shotgun sequence DNA region contains:
- the CRTAC1 gene encoding cartilage acidic protein 1 isoform X2, with product MRSRRRGGAGQPPWPVPRMLVLCLLSLAWLSEGSQRSEPVFTAVTHRLLPPDYDSNPTQLNYGVAVTDLDADGDFEIVVAGYNGPNLVLKYDKARGRLVNVAEDERGSPYYALRDRQGNAIGVTACDIDGDGREEVYFLNTNNAFSGMATYTDKLFKFRNGRWEDLLSDEVNRDVASRFAGRSVACVDRMGSGRYSIYIANYASGNVGPHALLEMDVAASDPARGVVVLVDVAAQAGVSKYTGGRGVAVGPILSDSASDIFCGNENSPNFLFHNRGDGTYRDVAAAVGLDDPYQHGRGVALADFNRDGRVDIVYGNWNGPHRLYLQSGPPGRVRFRDIATPKFSMPSPVRTVITADFDNDQELEVFFNNIAYRGSSANRLFRLTRREHSDPIVEELNPGDALEPEGRGTGGAVTDFDGDGMLDLILSHGESMAQPISIFKGTQGTGNNWLRVIPRTRFGAFARGAKVVLFTRRSGAHLRIIDGGSGYLCEMEPVAHFGLGRDEASSLEVTWPDGRVMVRAVASSETNSVLEVPYPLDVEEPLMPAPLECGQGFSQHENGRCVDMDECTEFPFICPRDKPTCINTYGGYRCRSNKRCSRGFEPNEDGTACVAQVAFFEGYPSIGSWPRPPHGALLPLVLGLCLCLYAL from the exons AtgcgctcccgccgccgcgggggcgccGGGCAGCCCCCCTGGCCC GTGCCCAGGATGCTGGTGCTGTGCCTGCTGTCCCTGGCCTGGCTCAGTGAGGGCTCCCAGCGCAGCGAGCCCGTGTTCACGGCCGTCACTCACCGCCTCCTCCCACCTGACTACGACAGCAACCCCACACAGCTCAACTACGGCGTGGCTGTCACCGACCTGGATGCCGACGGTGACTTCGAGATCGTGGTGGCAGG GTACAACGGCCCCAACCTGGTGCTCAAGTATGACAAGGCACGGGGACGGCTGGTGAATGTGGCGGAGGATGAGCGAGGTTCCCCGTACTACGCGCTGCGGGACCGGCAGGGCAACGCCATCGGTGTGACGGCCTGCGACATCGATGGGGATGGCCGCGAGGAGGTCTACTTCCTCAACACCAACAATGCCTTCTCCG gcatgGCCACCTACACGGACAAGCTCTTCAAGTTCCGCAACGGGCGCTGGGAGGACCTCCTGAGCGACGAGGTGAACCGGGACGTGGCCAGCCGCTTCGCTGGGCGCTCCGTCGCCTGCGTGGACCGGATG GGCTCCGGCAGGTACTCCATCTACATCGCCAACTACGCCAGCGGCAACGTGGGCCCCCACGCCCTGCTCGAGATGGACGTGGCTGCCAGTGACCCTGCCCGTGGCGTCGTGGTGCTGGTGGACGTGGCTGCCCAGGCTGGCGTCAGCAAGTACACAG ggggccgtggggtggctgtgggcCCCATCCTGAGTGACAGCGCCTCCGACATATTCTGCGGTAATGAGAACAGCCCCAATTTCCTCTTCCACAACCGGGGGGACGGGACATACCGGGACGTGGCAGCTGCTGTGG GGCTGGATGACCCCTACCAGCATGGACGTGGCGTGGCACTGGCTGACTTCAACCGTGATGGCCGAGTGGACATCGTCTATGGCAACTGGAATGGGCCACACCGCCTCTACCTCCAGAGCGGGCCCCCCGGGCGTGTCCGATTCCGg GACATCGCTACCCCCAAGTTCTCCATGCCGTCCCCCGTCCGCACCGTCATCACAGCCGACTTTGACAACGACCAAGAGCTGGAGGTTTTCTTCAACAACATCGCCTACCGCGGCTCCTCCGCCAACCGCCTCTTCCG GCTCACCCGCAGGGAGCACTCGGACCCCATCGTGGAAGAGCTGAACCCGGGGGACGCGCTGGAGCCTGAGGGACGGGGCACGG GGGGTGCAGTGACGGACTTTGATGGTGATGGGATGCTGGACCTGATCCTGTCCCATGGTGAGTCCATGGCACAGCCGATCTCCATCTTCAAGGGCACCCAG ggcacCGGCAACAACTGGCTGCGTGTCATCCCCCGCACCCGCTTTGGGGCCTTTGCACGGGGGGCCAAAGTGGTGCTGTTCACGCGGCGCAGCGGGGCCCACCTGCGCATCATCGATGGTGGATCGGGGTACCTCTGTGAGATGGAGCCTGTGGCACACTTCGGACTGG GGCGTGATgaagccagcagcctggaggtgaCCTGGCCGGATGGCCGCGTCATGGTGCGAGCTGTGGCCAGCAGTGAGACCAACTCTGTCCTGGAGGTTCCCTACCCTCTGGATGTGGAGGAGCCACTCATGCCTGCCCCGCTGGAG TGCGGGCAGGGATTCTCCCAGCACGAGAACGGACGCTGCGTAG ACATGGACGAGTGCACCGAGTTCCCCTTCATCTGTCCCCGGGACAAGCCCACCTGCATCAACACCTACGGCGGGTACCGCTGCCGCAGCAACAAGCGCTGCAGCCGGGGCTTCGAGCCCAATGAGGATGGCACGGCTTGCGTGG CTCAAGTGGCCTTTTTTGAGGGATACCCCTCCATCGGGAGCTGGCCCAGGCCCCCCCATGGTGCCCTCCTCCCTCTAGT